In one Zymobacter palmae genomic region, the following are encoded:
- a CDS encoding DNA/RNA non-specific endonuclease, with product MARSPLQSRQLQRQIFDLVRVLFGRHTGVALLVILVLGGVWYWSQQSARERMSWEGVPQVQSMSDWHAWHRVLRNDAYMVGWSDVRVAPLWVIYRLDAKKDQYHLKRPDGFEQDWRSVVPLVSATYTGTGYDRGHMAPNYAIASLYGKDAQQQTFLMTNIAPQRPNLNRKLWQRLEAAEMDVLLPQVGTMWVIDGPIYGAQPQYLSTCRGWVASLMSFKVPVCVAVPQSFYKILVVPGQQGRATRMLAFIFPQEVRGDESLDRYITTVDEVERQTGLNFFPELPEVQQQRLESVADTSTWPLSQFVRTPSRY from the coding sequence ATGGCTCGATCTCCTCTTCAATCTCGTCAGTTGCAGCGTCAGATTTTTGATCTGGTGCGCGTTCTCTTTGGTCGCCATACCGGTGTGGCGCTATTGGTCATTTTGGTGCTGGGCGGTGTGTGGTACTGGTCGCAGCAGTCTGCGCGTGAGCGCATGAGCTGGGAGGGGGTGCCGCAGGTGCAGAGCATGTCGGATTGGCATGCTTGGCATCGGGTATTGCGCAACGATGCCTATATGGTGGGGTGGTCGGATGTGCGTGTGGCGCCGCTGTGGGTTATCTATCGCCTAGATGCCAAGAAGGATCAGTATCATCTGAAGCGTCCTGATGGGTTTGAGCAGGATTGGCGTTCGGTGGTGCCGTTGGTGTCGGCAACCTATACGGGGACGGGGTATGATCGTGGCCATATGGCGCCCAATTATGCCATTGCTTCTCTCTACGGCAAGGATGCCCAGCAACAGACGTTCTTGATGACGAACATTGCGCCGCAGCGGCCCAATCTGAATCGCAAGTTGTGGCAGCGCCTAGAGGCGGCGGAGATGGATGTGCTGTTGCCTCAGGTGGGTACGATGTGGGTGATTGATGGCCCCATCTACGGTGCGCAGCCTCAGTACCTGTCAACGTGTCGGGGGTGGGTGGCGTCATTGATGTCGTTTAAGGTGCCTGTGTGTGTGGCGGTGCCTCAGTCGTTCTACAAGATTCTGGTTGTGCCGGGGCAGCAAGGGCGGGCTACGCGAATGCTGGCGTTTATCTTCCCGCAAGAAGTGCGTGGGGATGAGTCGTTGGATCGCTATATCACGACTGTTGATGAGGTTGAGCGGCAAACGGGGTTGAACTTCTTTCCTGAATTACCGGAG
- the ttcA gene encoding tRNA 2-thiocytidine(32) synthetase TtcA, producing MQTTHTAQHYDPAHPEQQHALPGDEDRQDWASADTESDLLESSSASASDEMKRKREFNKLQKRLRRQVGNAIIDYDMIQDGDRIMVCLSGGKDSYTLLEILRNLQRNAPVNFELIAVNLDQKQPGFPEHILPEYLDKQGIRYHIIERDTYSVVKEKVPEGKTTCALCSRLRRGTLYGFAEEIGATKIALGHHRDDILETLFLNMFFGGSLKSMPPKLLSDDGRHIVIRPMAYVSEADSAAFAEAMQFPIIPCNLCGSQENLQRQNVKQMLNEWGRRYPGRIESMFKAVTNVAPSQLGDRELFDFKGLEDKRRERLRNRIDIRDTTDAAEELPTHVIR from the coding sequence ATGCAGACCACACACACCGCTCAGCACTATGATCCCGCGCATCCCGAACAGCAGCACGCGCTGCCCGGTGACGAAGACCGTCAGGACTGGGCGTCGGCCGACACCGAGAGCGATCTGCTCGAGTCCTCTTCCGCTTCTGCCAGCGATGAGATGAAGCGCAAGCGCGAGTTCAACAAGCTGCAGAAACGACTGCGTCGGCAGGTGGGTAATGCCATCATCGACTATGACATGATCCAGGATGGCGATCGCATCATGGTCTGCCTGTCCGGCGGGAAGGACTCCTACACCCTGCTAGAGATCTTGCGCAACCTTCAGCGCAACGCACCGGTCAATTTCGAGCTGATCGCCGTTAACCTTGACCAGAAGCAGCCAGGGTTCCCTGAGCACATCCTGCCGGAATATCTCGATAAGCAGGGAATTCGTTATCATATCATCGAGCGCGACACCTATTCCGTGGTCAAGGAGAAGGTACCTGAAGGCAAGACGACCTGTGCGCTTTGTTCGCGCCTGCGTCGAGGCACGCTGTATGGTTTTGCCGAAGAGATCGGCGCGACCAAGATCGCGCTTGGTCACCATCGCGACGATATTCTCGAAACGCTGTTCCTCAACATGTTCTTCGGCGGCAGCCTGAAATCTATGCCGCCCAAGCTTTTGTCTGATGATGGCCGACATATCGTCATTCGTCCGATGGCCTATGTCAGCGAAGCCGACAGCGCAGCGTTTGCTGAAGCGATGCAGTTCCCGATCATCCCGTGCAACCTGTGCGGCAGTCAGGAAAACCTGCAGCGTCAGAACGTCAAACAGATGCTGAATGAATGGGGGCGCCGCTATCCCGGTCGCATTGAGTCCATGTTCAAAGCGGTTACGAACGTGGCACCGTCGCAGCTGGGTGATCGCGAGCTATTCGATTTCAAAGGATTAGAAGATAAACGACGTGAGCGCTTGCGTAATCGTATCGATATCCGCGATACTACCGACGCTGCAGAAGAGCTCCCGACACACGTAATACGTTGA